One Thiocapsa bogorovii DNA segment encodes these proteins:
- the mepA gene encoding penicillin-insensitive murein endopeptidase, with product MIRALGVRDTRPVRYASIAGVLLLIAASAGEATPWAEVAAPSAGPAEVIGGVSNGCIGGADALAETGPGYVSIRRYRNRYYGHPDLLRFVEDMGRAQHSRGERLIMIGDLSQPRGGRMSSSHRSHQNGLDVDIWFTLADSPAAARRLMDDRSDPQSMVGAGGRSVSAAWGPSQRNLIETAARHPQVDRIFVNAAIKQALCRDSGSGDRDWLRKVRPWWRHDAHFHVRLRCPDGSPDCQSQAPLTGDDGCGKELAWWLSDEALKPSKGGSGSKPEPRMPQRCSAVLRGF from the coding sequence ATGATCCGTGCACTTGGGGTAAGAGACACGAGACCGGTTCGGTATGCTTCAATCGCCGGTGTTCTCTTGCTGATCGCCGCGAGCGCCGGCGAAGCGACACCTTGGGCCGAGGTTGCAGCGCCGAGCGCTGGACCTGCCGAGGTGATCGGCGGTGTGTCAAACGGATGCATCGGCGGTGCCGATGCACTTGCGGAGACCGGTCCCGGCTACGTGAGCATCCGTCGCTATCGCAATCGCTATTATGGTCACCCCGATCTGCTTCGCTTCGTCGAAGACATGGGACGCGCTCAGCACTCACGCGGCGAGCGTCTGATCATGATCGGCGACCTGAGTCAGCCGCGCGGCGGGCGAATGTCGTCTTCCCATCGCAGCCATCAGAACGGATTGGATGTCGACATCTGGTTCACTCTCGCGGACTCTCCTGCCGCAGCCCGGCGCCTGATGGACGATCGCTCCGATCCCCAAAGCATGGTCGGAGCCGGCGGGCGCTCGGTGAGTGCGGCCTGGGGGCCGTCGCAGCGCAACCTGATCGAGACGGCTGCCCGACATCCGCAGGTCGATCGGATCTTCGTCAACGCGGCGATCAAACAGGCGCTGTGTCGAGACAGCGGCAGCGGAGATCGGGATTGGCTCCGCAAGGTCCGCCCCTGGTGGCGTCACGATGCGCACTTCCATGTGCGGCTGCGCTGCCCGGACGGGAGTCCGGATTGCCAATCACAAGCCCCGCTGACCGGCGACGACGGCTGCGGGAAGGAACTCGCCTGGTGGCTGAGCGACGAGGCACTCAAGCCCTCCAAGGGAGGAAGCGGGTCGAAACCCGAACCGCGGATGCCGCAAAGGTGCAGTGCGGTGCTGCGCGGGTTCTAA
- a CDS encoding DNA-binding transcriptional response regulator yields MRDTPPTLLAIVELGGYPNLTTLYRSLGFEVEVVASQRKAQAALKRRVPDVIVAEYNFQSDFRDRTSNLETLMARLQRHPEVKVICFYQSEYRHKLDAMTARFPVFEAIAFPIEPARVEAALRRALA; encoded by the coding sequence ATGCGCGATACGCCACCGACCCTCCTGGCGATCGTCGAGCTCGGCGGTTATCCCAACCTGACGACGTTGTACCGCAGCCTGGGATTCGAGGTCGAGGTGGTCGCCTCGCAGCGCAAGGCGCAGGCGGCGCTCAAGCGCCGTGTTCCGGACGTGATCGTTGCCGAATACAACTTCCAGTCCGACTTTCGCGATCGCACCAGCAACCTCGAGACCCTGATGGCACGGCTGCAGCGTCATCCCGAGGTCAAGGTGATCTGTTTCTACCAGAGCGAGTACCGACACAAGCTCGACGCCATGACCGCACGCTTTCCGGTCTTCGAGGCGATCGCCTTTCCGATCGAGCCTGCGAGGGTCGAGGCGGCCTTGCGTCGGGCCCTCGCCTAG
- a CDS encoding 2OG-Fe(II) oxygenase family protein yields the protein MTSAAERTVPPLPTIREVKAGSFIFERPLALPPAFCDAVIERFEAQPEYQYAGRVGQLRTEDPGVKRTTDLVVSNKPDWKDVDQMFFGSLAAAIKEFRETYPYFKGPFKDEGYQVQRYRPGEYYHWHVDGGSHELSQRQLVVLWYLNDVPGPGGETEFLYQDVAVRPERGKLVLFPPFWTHEHRAAVIQTGVKYIATTWVVFA from the coding sequence ATGACCTCCGCCGCCGAACGTACCGTGCCCCCGTTGCCCACGATCCGCGAGGTGAAAGCCGGGAGCTTCATCTTCGAGCGGCCATTGGCGCTGCCGCCCGCCTTCTGCGATGCGGTGATCGAGCGCTTCGAGGCCCAGCCCGAATACCAATATGCCGGGCGGGTCGGGCAGCTTCGCACCGAGGATCCGGGCGTGAAGCGCACCACGGATCTGGTTGTGAGCAACAAGCCGGATTGGAAGGACGTCGACCAGATGTTTTTCGGCTCACTTGCTGCCGCGATCAAGGAGTTTCGCGAGACCTACCCCTATTTCAAAGGGCCATTCAAGGACGAAGGCTACCAGGTCCAGCGCTACCGCCCCGGCGAGTACTATCATTGGCACGTCGACGGAGGCAGTCACGAGCTCAGTCAACGCCAGTTGGTGGTCTTGTGGTACTTGAACGACGTGCCGGGCCCGGGCGGGGAGACTGAGTTTCTCTATCAAGACGTCGCCGTGCGGCCAGAGCGCGGCAAGCTGGTGCTCTTTCCGCCTTTCTGGACACACGAGCACCGGGCGGCGGTGATCCAGACCGGCGTGAAATACATCGCCACCACCTGGGTGGTCTTCGCCTGA